GGTGTCTCACCACACTGTGTCCAAGCTGGGCGACTGCGCCACTAAATATATGACATATGCTATATTTTTCAATGGAGAGGTTGGGAGGTGAGGAACGCTCTCTCCCCCTGCTATGTCCTGGATCCAATCGGAGCAAGCAcatggttgtgtgaatgaggcctggcAGATGGAGATGCCATGGACAGACTTGCAAATGAAGTATTTAATACCATGTAATACATTAATAGCTTTAGTTTTACATAGTAGGTACCACTATTACATGGAGTGACTCCATTCTATGTCACAGAGGTGAACCGTGAGTGAGGAACCCCCTAATAGTGAATATGGGTGTGGGTTATGTTTAGGGGAACAAATTCCCTAAAATATAGACGAAGCTCAAACACATAAACAGAAGAACTTATTAGTTGATGTTATTGGAACTACAATTGCAGATGCTGATCAGCATGGAAAACCAGAACTACCATAAGAAGTAACAGCAGGTGCAATGGTTTGGGAACTAGGTCCTTTATTGGATCAACACTGACTTGGCTGGGGCCAGAGTCTAAACTAAACTCTAATATTGGGCTGTTACGATCTAAATTTATAGACTTTGATGCTTTGTTTGTGTAATTTGCCTTGGGGTTTGATGCTACATATCACATACAGCTTATTTTACAttgtccattaaccccttaaggaccaggccctttttcgttttcgtgggtttttttttcactccccaccttcaaaaatctttaacttatttttccatgttaagAGCTGTAAGATGGCTtactttctgtgtaacaaatagcacttcgtagtgacggtatttaatattccatgccatgtactgggaaccgggaaaaaaattctaaatgcagtgaaaatgatgaaaaaacacatttgcgccatttcttgtgggcttggattttacagctttcactgtgcgccccaaatgacaggtcaactacattcattgggtcaatacgatcaccgagatgccaaatttgtataggttttaaaatgttttcatacatttacaaaaattaaaacctcctgtacagaaaaaaaattcttcattttgccatctccttgcgctaataactttttcatactttagtgcagtgttccccaaccaccggtccatgGCCCAAGACCGGGCCATGGAACAACTGGTTCCAGGCCGCGCTGgacctctgtaaaaacaaacaaaataaaatatactcaccttccccgttcccctgcagcagtcttctctcccATTACTTAATTTCCATGTAAATGCACTGTTCTATTGACGGTGagcgaagagaagactgctgcaggggaacagggaaggtgagtattttttttggttttagttCAGCTGGGATAGTAGGTGGGGGGGCTTCTTCAGGAAAttggacaatataagctaggcacacagggagttatgtggggcatgcaaacgtacatttttggctatgaaacagaaaccagactgtatcccccccacctactggtccctggagaaaatatatgtttacagccggtccctgggcaaaaaaaggttggggaccactgctttagtgtacagagctttgggtggtgtcattttttgtgacttttgatgacgttttcaatgcttttatttttaggactgtacgaccttttgatcactttttatagaattttttctatttttcaaaatggcaaaaaaataccatttgcgactttgggcgacTTTTGCGacttccgttacgaggttaaacacagtgaaaaaacgttattatcaggcatagatcaggcattttcagacacggtgatacctaatgtgtttatgatttttactgtttatttatatttgtatcagttctagtgaaagggggttgatttcaatttttatgtttttttagtataatttttttttaacttttttttatttattttatttactatttttcagactcccaagggtactttaaccctaggttgtattattgatcctatcatatactgccatactacagtatacagtacagcacaccatcttgcacagcccccctcaaccacatggattccttatgtatagcGGCCAAACTtctgaaacgcgacttttacacctttttacgtcacatgtaaaaatgtaataaaaagtgatcaaaatgtcacaaagTCCTCaaagtggtagcaatgaaaatgtcagagcTCTTTTCGCCAAAAATTACccttcacacagctccatacactgaagtatgaaaaagagtTATTTGCATCAGAGGatggtgaaatttttttttgtaaactttagtttcattttttaaaatgtattaaaacacaataaaacctctataaatttggtatcacagtgattgaaccgaaccaaagaataaagcagaggtgttatttggagcgcacagtgaaagtcggaaaaactgagcccacaaatgCTGGTCTTTTTTAcaatttccccacatttggaatttttttccagcttctcagtacacggaataataataaataaagtgacTGAGAAGTGaaaattgttacgcagaaaataaaccctcacacagctctgcacacagaaaaatgaaaaagttatggaattttgaaggtgaaaagtgaaaaatgagtggaaaaaccctgcatccttaaggggtgaaAGTATAGGGATGCCTCTAGCAAGTAGTGGCCCTTGACCTGTGGAATGTAGAAACTTGAGGTTTGGAGTCTAAGACAAAgttcattggaaaaaaaaactatattatctgtggcttccttctaaaatcaacttttaaaattatgacaatgagTCAGAAAGCTTACTGGGgcagtttccagagcccctctgtgttgcagattcacagactgtaacactgagcaggagcacttccccctcccactttgtgctgaaaattccactacggcagtgagattacattaggcagagggagCAGGTGGAACGATGAAACTGTGAAACAACATGTGAATCGGCAGTGCCAGTAgcttttaattttaaaagttgattttaaatggaatgaggccatgggtaacaaatataagacgataccacagtcacagtgcctggatctatgagtaagtgtccctggtttatccatacttgattTTGGTTATAGATTTACTTTAACTGACTTAAAGGCAGATCATTCCTGTCAATTTTTTGATAATAGGtgtccagtgggcggtcctaaCCTATGACTGACAAGTTTTGTGTGAATGTACATAGAAAGATAGCAGTAAGTCACCAAGAAGAACTCACTCTGAATTTACACTTTCAGTGTATATCCAAAAACCTGGGCATGTAGATCACCTCCTCTATTGCACCTTTACAGCCTCTTTAACCATGAACTGACAattagtgtcggactggcccaccagagtaccagaggatcctccggtgggccctggctcaacccaatactgaaccccagaggtccatcagaaagcaccacaatttggaggctgctagagtatatttcctgggggataatgaagaatgGGCCCCgcaaatttctctggtgggcctaaggaaatccATTCCGACACTGCTgacaattattataattattattaattttgtaATGTGTTATTGAATTTTTCAGGTTGCACTTGAAACATAAGACCCTGTGTATTAGTCCTGATAATAAGAGGGTACAGGAGTGGATCAGCAGACAGGGTAAGAAGAGTTCTGGAAATATAAgaaccagaaaaaaaaacccaggaAGAAAGAAAAGACTGGTTAACCTAAAGAAAAAGAAGATCAAGAAACTAAAGAGACTCCGGGCATAACTCCGCATTCAGACGTGTTCCATACCTGAGGAAGGATGCCCCCTACTGCGTTTTCCCATTATACAATATCAGTATTGTCATCCTATTTTCATATCTTAAATCCTTCCCAAAGTCGTAGAACTATTTCTATCAATAAGCTTACTGACTGTTTCCAGTAGCATCTAGCAGAGCTATGAGTGCGGCtctggagtacaggcagtccccgtgttacatacaagatagggtctgtaggtttgttcttaagttgaatttgtaagtcggaactgtatattttatcattgtaatcccagtcagaacttttttggtctctgtgacaattggattttaaaaatgttgggttgtcataagaaccaggattaacaataaagcttcattacagacacctgtgataactgttacagctgtttattgtagcctaggactaaagtacagcaaattaccaatatccagaggtccgtttataactaggggtcgtatgtaagtcgagtgttcttaagtagggggaccgcctgtaaatacaAGTTGTAACTAAGCTATATGATTATATGAACTGTAACATAATACCGATAGGTGAATATATACTGAAAGACGGGTAAAACCTGAATTACCGGTATTTtcagaaaagaaaaattaaaaaaagaaaaagctccaTCTTCCTGAAGACAAGCAtcacatctttaaaaaaaaaaaaaaaatgtattaggaCTTTTTAATTgactttgtcatacaaaatttgtattagataaaatgttttttttttttaaacatgatcTTGCTTAGTGTTTTTATTATATCATACGTCATAAATTATAAGTTACAAATACAACCGTAAGTATGAGAACCAACGTTGCATTGTGCCTCCAGGGGTTAATATCCTGAACGTACAGGATGATCTCTGTGTCCATAAAGGCTTGCGCTTAAAGAGGTTTGCTCATAAGAGAAAGTCATCAAATCTTAATACCCCTGCGATGGTAACATGATAAAGATCACTTTTAACCACTTATTTTGCAATTTTATTCAGTATTATCCCTGCTTTTGGGCTTATTACTGCATCAGCTGCTCACTGCAAGATTCAACTCTGTGGGCGGGCACTGGCAGTCACATGGTGCAGAGCTGACACTTCCTGATTCCTGTGCTGTGCTCCTGCACCGGAGGTTCCTGTCTCCTGTttcagtgtgctgacaatgtgcttagattatcagggtacagggtttagctacactttcatttagattctgaacactctactagtatctgacacattgaaaaagagagatgagaaagatcagagatgatgagatggatataagattgCTAataacacactcggctctgctatcTCATGtaaccaatcacacacacacactcagtccTGCTATTCCATCCTCCACCTTGGATCAAGACGCTTGTcttggcatttttacacagtattcattacaatgagccactggccagTAGCGAAACTGCAGAAACAAGACTGCCTCTGGTCTGAtgaagaccccaggctgtcatggcaatcgcCACCCTTAGTCAGCATTCTCAATTATTTCAGTTCAATTCACtccacctggctccctgccaacagcatgtggtgagtccagggggagggacagctgcatcctgtgtgtgcctgtgtctccttatgcactcttcctctcctccacaccatctccctcaatgcacatgacaggaagatgGGATGAGTGGAGCTGGATGAATGTAAATGAGAGGACACTGACAAAGGCACACAGGCTGCGGCTGCACCCTTctgtgggactcaccacatgctgctggcagggatccaggtaaAAAACGActtcacttacccctgaggaagtcaccacggCGTGACAATACGCTTGGGGTCCGTGTCTCCTCTTCGCCCTACTCCTTGTTGGACCGTTCTCTGTAACATGTCTGAGCTGCagactgcctccatctttgtgctcctgtacaacttgtccctcccccattgatgtcagttcaccaggctgtgacctctgagaaggagtagtaggaggagctatacaggagcacaaaggtgggggctaagatctgaggagtgagtaacacagacaaggcacatgttgtttttagaaatgcattcaaaccaaagtacaacccctgtgactaccccagaatTCTGTccggatgcaagagtaagttataacacacaat
The DNA window shown above is from Engystomops pustulosus chromosome 1, aEngPut4.maternal, whole genome shotgun sequence and carries:
- the CCL28 gene encoding C-C motif chemokine 28, giving the protein MTAVRLAAALLCALCITDAAFSISSTRCCTQLGERISKSLLKKVKSYDIQRLDGTCYLSAVQLHLKHKTLCISPDNKRVQEWISRQGKKSSGNIRTRKKNPGRKKRLVNLKKKKIKKLKRLRA